A region of Dermochelys coriacea isolate rDerCor1 chromosome 1, rDerCor1.pri.v4, whole genome shotgun sequence DNA encodes the following proteins:
- the LOC119853154 gene encoding olfactory receptor 2G3-like → MGNQTHIMEFIFLGFSNHPNLQILFFLVFLVIYTVTLLGNMLILTLTRADPTLHTPMYFFLSNLSFLDICYTSATVPVILINFFRYRKTISYAGCMAQLFFLITCAGTECILLAVMAYDRCVAICKPLRYPSIMSKRLCVQLAGFSWLCGLVNSLVHTLLTSAVVICKSDQLSHFFCDVPLLLKLSCSETSVNEAVLHLASALIGLSPCLFTVVSYGHIISTILKIRSAKGRFKAFSTCTSHLIVVVIFYGTSNFNYNRPSSGYSLDIDTMVSSLYCIVTPMLNPVIYSFRNKEVKGALKKMGRKYFTAVARPRGRKGARQ, encoded by the coding sequence atgggaaatcaaacACACATAATGGAATTCATTTTCCTGGGCTTTTCAAACCACCCCAACCTTCAGATTTTATTCTTCTTGGTGTTCTTAGTCATCTACACTGTAACCCTCCTGGGGAACATGCTGATCTTAACCCTGACCAGGGCTGATCCAACCCTTCACACAcccatgtatttttttcttagtaATCTGTCCTTCTTAGATATCTGCTACACATCTGCCACAGTGCCAGTCATTCTGATCAACTTCTTCCGGTACAGGAAAACCATTTCATATGCCGGGTGCATGGCCCAACTGTTTTTCCTCATTACCTGCGCTGGCACAGAGTGTATCCTGTTGGCTGTCATGGCTTATGACCGATGTGTGGCTATCTGCAAGCCCTTGAGATACCCAAGCATTATGAGCAAGAGGCTTTGTGTGCAACTGGCGGGGTTTTCGTGGCTGTGTGGCTTGGTGAATTCCCTAGTGCACACTCTCCTCACATCAGCCGTAGTTATATGCAAGTCCGATCAACTCAGCCACTTCTTTTGTGATGTCCCGTTGCTGCTGAAGCTCTCTTGCTCAGAGACCTCTGTCAATGAAGCTGTGCTTCATTTGGCTAGTGCCTTGATTGGACTGAGCCCTTGTCTGTTCACCGTGGTCTCCTATGGCCACATCATCAGCACCATCCTGAAGATTCGTTCAGCCAAGGGCCGATTCAAAGCTTTCTCCACCTGCACCTCCCATCTGATTGTGGTCGTCATCTTCTACGGCACCTCCAACTTCAATTATAATCGGCCCAGCTCAGGCTACTCTCTGGACATAGACACCATGGTTTCGTCATTATATTGCATTGTGACCCCCATGTTAAACCCGGTTATCTATAGTTTCAGGAATAAAGAGGTGAAGGGTGCATTGAAAAAAATGGGCAGAAAATATTTCACGGCAGTGGCCAGGCCCAGAGGAAGGAAGGGGGCACGTCAATGA